ACTTTATCAGGAACGCTCGAAGCCTTCCTTGAACTGAAACGCCGTGGTGAAATCGAAGTGTCAGCAGATGCTACCTTCGTAATGGTGACAGGTGATGGCGGTATGGACATCGGCATGGGATCGGCAATCGGAACTGCACTTCGCGGACACAAGCTAATTATGCTTGAGTACGATAACGAGGGGTATATGAATACAGGCTCCCAGCTTTCATACTCCACTCCTTTTGGCCACATGACGAGCACATCAAACGTCGGCAAGGCACAAAAGGGTAAGGCGTTCCACCATAAGGATACAGCACAGATCATGGCTTCTACCAATATTCCTTATGTATTCACAGGAACAGAAGCTTTCCCTCAGGACCTTGTTAAAAAGGCTGCGAAGGCACAGTGGTATGCGCAAAATGTAGGAACTGTATACGGTAAGCTTCTGATAACATGCCCGCTCAACTGGAAATCGGAAGACCGTTTTGGCCAGACAATTGTCGAGGCAGCTGTGAATTCGAACTTCTTCCCGTTATACGAAGTGGAGCAAGGTGTCACAAACATCACTTACGATCCAGAGGTGAAAAACAAGAAGATTCCATTGGCAGATTGGTTGAAATATATGGGTAAAACAAAGCATCTGTTAAAAGAAGAAAATAAGGATATGCTCGTGGAATTTGAAGAAGAAGTCGAAAAAAGGTGGCAGCGCCTTAAGGCTAAGCATGAAAACGAATATTTATAAGACAAGAGAAGCCAGGGAATCCCTGGCTTCTTTTTTAAATGGAAGTTTTTAAGGTTATCCAGAAAAAAATCTCGACTTTAAAGGGATTTTCTCCATACATGTAGAAATTACTAGAAAAATGGGAATCCGATAAGGAGGCTTTCTGGTGAGTAGTGCTAACATAGCAGATGAGATTAAGGCACTGAAAGAGAAAATAGCCGCTTTAGAACGAGAAAATTCCTCTTTAATAGAGTGGAAGAATAAGCATCAGCGGACAGCCACTGACTGTTCTGTTCAAATGGTCCCAGCTGACGGTCCAATAAAAAGTTTTGATAAAAGATTTATTGAAGACGATGGTTTGTTAAAAAACTTATTCCTCGAAACATTGGATGGGATTGTGTTTTGGGGCAAGTGTGGACGAATCATTGCTGCTAACGAAGCAACCTGCAAGATTTTCGGACTCACTCATGAAGAGTTGTTAAAGCATAAAATTTCGGACTTCATTTATCAAAAAGATGAGAAATATAGCGAGATGAAACAAATTATCAATGAAAAAGGCGCGCTGCGGGATGAAGCGTTTTTTCTGCTGCCAAATGGAGAAACGAGACTGCTGGAATTTACTGTTAAGCTCAATGCGGGCGACGGCTATCATATGACTATTGTTCGGGACGCAAGTGAGCGTTACCATATGGAACAAAAGCTTCGGAAAAGCTAGGAGCGATTTCGGAGAATTTTTGAGGGATCGATTGAGGGAATGATTCTGTGGGATGAAAAGTGCAAACATTATGAGATTAACCCCTCTGGGATGGCAAAACTGGAATTGAAGCCGGAAGACCTGGAGGAAAAAAACTTTCGGAAGCTTTTTATGAATCTTGGGATTTCAGAAGAACTAATCGATGAAAAGGTGCAAGCACTGCTCCGAAAAGGAAGGCTGGATGGAAGGATTACCATTCCGTATGGAGAAGGCAAGATGAAGCACTTTGAATACACTGTCAAACACCAATTGGTAGACAGCTTGAATCTTATAGTTTTCAGGAATATCACTGAAAAAATAGAGATGGAAGCCCAGCTCCATAAATCAGATACGCTTAATATGCTGGGGGAGCTGGCAGCGGGTATTGCCCATGAAATCCGCAATCCAATGACTGCGTTAAAAGGGTTCATCCAGCTGCTCGAAAATAGTACAGGTGATGCGTATTCATTATATTTCCAGGTAATCAAGACTGAACTCCAAAGAATCGACTCGATCATCAACGAGTTCCTCATTTTGGCTAAACCTCAGTCAATAAAATATGAAAATACTGATATTGCAAAAATTATGAATGAGACGGCGGCCCTCCTTACTGCGCAG
This window of the Mesobacillus jeotgali genome carries:
- a CDS encoding PAS domain S-box protein, translating into MSSANIADEIKALKEKIAALERENSSLIEWKNKHQRTATDCSVQMVPADGPIKSFDKRFIEDDGLLKNLFLETLDGIVFWGKCGRIIAANEATCKIFGLTHEELLKHKISDFIYQKDEKYSEMKQIINEKGALRDEAFFLLPNGETRLLEFTVKLNAGDGYHMTIVRDASERYHMEQKLRKS
- a CDS encoding ATP-binding protein is translated as MNLGISEELIDEKVQALLRKGRLDGRITIPYGEGKMKHFEYTVKHQLVDSLNLIVFRNITEKIEMEAQLHKSDTLNMLGELAAGIAHEIRNPMTALKGFIQLLENSTGDAYSLYFQVIKTELQRIDSIINEFLILAKPQSIKYENTDIAKIMNETAALLTAQAVLHDVQIKTLYADDLPELLCEPNQLKKVFINIIKNAIEVMPKGGLVSVMVNQAPGNRIHICIQDEGEGIPAEKIKKLGEPFYTTKERGTGLGLMVSFKIIEEHGGTIEIESKVGDGTIFHIYLPITREMSD